Within Leptospira limi, the genomic segment AATCCTTCAGCGGACGACTAAGGGTATTGTCATGGCGGATATTGGTCGGAACATCGATTCCATGTAACATCATATTGGTGAGAGCAAGCATATGAGGAAGAGGTTTTTTCTCCACACCATGGATGGTTGTTTGCAAAATCTGTTTGTCTTTTGCAGTTTTGATCTGCTTCTTCAGATGTTCTATGGATGTGGTGAGAAACCCACCAGTTCCACAAGCGGGATCCAAAATGCTTTCTCCCAGTTTCGGATCAATGATGTCCACCATAAACTGAGTTACTGCACGAGGTGTATAGTATTCCCCTGCATTCCCTGCCGATTGTAAATCAGCCAGGATCTTCTCATAAATATCATTAAACAAATGTCTGTCGGCAGAACTATTGAAATCCAAATCTTCTTCGATCGTGTTGATCACCTGGCGAAGTAAGGTGCCAGATTTCATATAGTTGTAAGCATCTTCAAAAACACTACCAACGACTCTACCTTGGGCACTCACACCAGCTTGGGTTGCGAGTTTCTTCAACGCAGGGAAAAGATCATTATTCACAAAATCAATCAACTCTTCACCAGTCATCCCTTCCGAATTGGACGCCCAGCTACTCCACTGAAACCGAGAGGCAAGCGGGGATTTATAATCTTTGAGTGTGAGTTTCCACTCTTGTTCTTTATCATCAAAGATTTTCAAAAAGAGAAGCCATACCATCTGGCTGATTCGTTGGGCATCTCCATCAACACCCACGTCTTTCCGCATAATATCTTGAATCGACTTGATTAGTGTTCCAATTGCCATATTGTTTTGTTCAACCTTAGCTTAAGCTATCTCACGGTACAGTGCATTTTCCAAACCAGTAATGGCTTCGTTGTATTTTTCAATCCCACCAAATTCTTGGATGATCTCCATCGGTGTTCCAAATTCAGGAAATGGATTGATAGTAAGGATTTGTGTTTCTTCAATTTGAACCACACCTGAGTCTGCGTATTTTTCA encodes:
- a CDS encoding type I restriction-modification system subunit M, with the protein product MAIGTLIKSIQDIMRKDVGVDGDAQRISQMVWLLFLKIFDDKEQEWKLTLKDYKSPLASRFQWSSWASNSEGMTGEELIDFVNNDLFPALKKLATQAGVSAQGRVVGSVFEDAYNYMKSGTLLRQVINTIEEDLDFNSSADRHLFNDIYEKILADLQSAGNAGEYYTPRAVTQFMVDIIDPKLGESILDPACGTGGFLTTSIEHLKKQIKTAKDKQILQTTIHGVEKKPLPHMLALTNMMLHGIDVPTNIRHDNTLSRPLKDYGPKDRVDIIITNPPFGGMEEDGIENNFPKKYQTRETADLFMALIMHLLKHDTGRAAVVLPDGFLFGEGTKTNLKRELLEEFNLHTIVRLPKGVFSPYTGINTNILFLEKGGPTKQVWFFEHPYPPGYKSYSRSKPLTIGEFDLEKKWWNKRKETEFAWKVSVKDIASRNYNLDFKNPHVVDVVHRDPEELAREYEDVSKELNQVRDKLKQELMKALTR